One part of the Sorangiineae bacterium MSr11954 genome encodes these proteins:
- a CDS encoding histone deacetylase, giving the protein MAEQKEIHPKAMPGGSTGASAPTAVLLDDPVYEAHVPLAYHPERPERLLAARAALERPGLRWSHVAPRDATNDELLRVHEPQYLESLEELRGQRTYLDPDTYVSERSVAAARKAAGGLVALVDALIDGDCPRGVALLRPPGHHARPAQAMGFCLLNNVAVAAAHARARGLSRVAIVDWDVHHGNGTQEIFYRDPSVLYLSTHQYPFYPGTGAADERGEGEGQGFTVNVPLLAGGGDGVYRAAFERVILPVLEAFAPELVLVSAGFDAARRDPLAEMELTSQAFGWMGKALAAQAKTSAQGRIALVLEGGYDLVAMEAGLAAAIDGVVRGEAAQIPRAPDAIDIARAAESARSDWPTID; this is encoded by the coding sequence ATGGCTGAGCAAAAAGAAATACACCCCAAGGCGATGCCCGGAGGTTCGACAGGTGCGTCGGCGCCCACCGCGGTCCTTCTGGACGATCCGGTCTACGAGGCACACGTACCCCTTGCGTACCACCCCGAACGACCCGAGAGGCTGCTGGCCGCGCGGGCCGCCCTCGAGCGCCCGGGCCTTCGCTGGAGCCATGTCGCGCCGCGGGATGCCACCAACGACGAGCTTTTGCGGGTGCACGAGCCCCAGTACCTCGAGTCGCTCGAGGAGCTTCGCGGCCAGCGAACCTACCTGGACCCCGATACCTACGTGTCCGAACGAAGCGTGGCGGCCGCGCGGAAGGCCGCGGGCGGGCTCGTCGCGCTGGTGGACGCGCTCATCGACGGCGACTGCCCGCGCGGCGTCGCCTTGCTTCGTCCGCCGGGGCATCATGCGCGCCCGGCGCAGGCGATGGGTTTCTGCTTGCTCAACAACGTGGCGGTGGCGGCGGCGCACGCGCGCGCGCGGGGGCTTTCGCGGGTGGCCATCGTCGATTGGGACGTGCACCACGGCAACGGGACGCAGGAGATCTTCTACCGCGATCCGAGCGTCCTCTATCTCTCGACGCACCAGTATCCGTTCTATCCGGGGACGGGGGCGGCCGACGAGCGCGGCGAGGGCGAGGGTCAGGGGTTCACGGTGAACGTTCCGCTGCTCGCAGGTGGCGGCGACGGCGTTTACCGCGCGGCGTTCGAGCGCGTGATCCTCCCGGTGCTCGAGGCGTTCGCCCCCGAGTTGGTGCTCGTGAGCGCGGGGTTCGATGCCGCGCGGCGCGATCCGCTCGCGGAGATGGAGCTCACGTCGCAGGCGTTCGGCTGGATGGGCAAGGCGTTGGCGGCGCAGGCGAAGACGAGCGCCCAGGGGCGCATCGCGCTGGTGTTGGAGGGCGGCTACGATCTGGTCGCCATGGAAGCGGGGCTTGCGGCCGCCATCGATGGGGTGGTTCGCGGCGAGGCGGCGCAGATCCCGCGCGCGCCGGACGCCATCGACATCGCGCGCGCCGCCGAGTCGGCCCGAAGCGATTGGCCGACCATCGACTGA